A portion of the Intestinibacillus sp. Marseille-P6563 genome contains these proteins:
- a CDS encoding DNA-deoxyinosine glycosylase, with the protein MEYERVVHPFGPLYDAESRVLILGSIPSPKSREVNFFYGHPQNRFWPVLAAVFGEPAPQTIEEKRALALRHHIALWDTLASCEIRGASDAAIRNPVANDIAALLPKTKIRAVFCTGAVSHKWYTKLCQPSTGIPAGKLPSTSPANAAWSFDRLLEAYRVIGEVVSVD; encoded by the coding sequence ATGGAATACGAACGTGTGGTGCATCCGTTTGGTCCGCTGTATGACGCCGAGAGCCGGGTGCTGATTTTGGGGTCCATTCCAAGTCCCAAGTCGCGGGAAGTGAATTTCTTTTACGGTCATCCGCAAAATCGGTTTTGGCCGGTGCTGGCCGCTGTGTTCGGCGAACCGGCGCCGCAGACGATCGAAGAAAAACGCGCGCTGGCGCTGCGGCATCATATTGCCTTGTGGGACACCTTGGCTTCGTGTGAGATTCGCGGCGCATCCGATGCCGCCATCCGCAACCCGGTGGCAAACGACATCGCGGCGCTGCTGCCCAAAACCAAAATTCGTGCGGTGTTCTGTACTGGTGCAGTGTCGCACAAGTGGTATACCAAGCTGTGTCAGCCGTCGACTGGCATCCCGGCGGGCAAATTGCCCTCGACCAGCCCGGCCAATGCCGCCTGGTCGTTTGACCGGTTGCTGGAAGCGTACCGGGTGATTGGCGAGGTTGTTTCGGTTGACTAA
- a CDS encoding replication initiator protein A — protein sequence MTNTIYIHQPEKAFSFTRLPNFLFEAPTFKPLSNEAKVLYAFILRRTELSRKNGWADDCGRIFLYYPICEVVTLLHCGRQKAVNTLRELQYAGLVEIQKQGCGKPNRIFPKSYEAVPNTDFKKSRSGTPED from the coding sequence ATGACAAATACCATCTATATCCACCAGCCGGAAAAGGCGTTCAGCTTCACCCGGCTCCCGAATTTTCTCTTTGAAGCCCCCACATTCAAGCCCCTGTCCAACGAGGCAAAGGTTCTGTACGCCTTTATCCTGCGCCGGACAGAGTTATCCCGCAAGAATGGGTGGGCGGATGACTGCGGACGGATTTTCCTGTATTACCCTATCTGTGAAGTGGTCACACTGCTCCATTGTGGGCGGCAGAAAGCGGTGAATACCCTGCGGGAACTGCAATACGCCGGACTGGTGGAGATCCAGAAGCAGGGCTGTGGAAAACCCAACCGCATTTTCCCAAAATCCTATGAAGCGGTTCCAAACACCGACTTTAAGAAATCCCGTTCTGGTACACCGGAGGACTGA
- a CDS encoding AAA family ATPase → MDQGRIIVITGSPGTGKTTTASTVAKESDLEKSVHMHTDDFYHYLSKGAIPPYLPESNEQNLIVIEAFLEAAKRYARGGYDVIVDGIVGPWFLEPWLNIVQEHYEVHYIVLRASKEETMKRAIKRSKLDRETNIELVETMWEQFSNLGIYESNVIDTTTHSVKDTVSAVKEKIVRGTALLL, encoded by the coding sequence ATGGATCAAGGTAGAATTATTGTAATCACAGGTTCGCCGGGGACGGGGAAAACTACAACGGCATCTACTGTTGCAAAAGAATCGGATTTGGAAAAATCTGTGCATATGCACACAGATGACTTTTATCATTATTTGAGTAAAGGGGCAATACCACCATATTTGCCAGAATCAAATGAGCAAAATTTGATTGTCATTGAAGCATTTTTAGAAGCCGCGAAGCGATATGCTCGTGGTGGATATGATGTAATTGTAGATGGTATTGTAGGACCGTGGTTTTTAGAGCCGTGGCTCAACATTGTTCAAGAGCATTATGAAGTACACTATATCGTTTTAAGAGCAAGTAAAGAAGAAACTATGAAGAGAGCTATCAAACGCTCAAAGTTAGACAGAGAAACAAATATTGAATTAGTTGAAACGATGTGGGAACAATTTTCCAATTTAGGAATCTATGAATCAAATGTTATTGATACAACTACGCACTCAGTCAAAGATACTGTATCAGCAGTAAAAGAAAAAATTGTAAGGGGTACTGCTTTACTGCTTTAG
- a CDS encoding helix-turn-helix domain-containing protein, producing MELSIQERLKDLRVERGLTLEQLAEETHLSKSALGSYEGDKFKDISHYALIQLAKFYEVSVDYLLCRSETKNHPNADLADLRLSDDMIEFLKSRLVDNALLCELATHPDFPRLMADLEIYVNGIAAKQVQGANAIVDAVSATIMKQHNPGLTDPQLRQLIAAHIDDDSFCRHVIQQDINKIALDLRKAHKDDFFSVPEDNPLEDFLQTAEEAASPNSDPEQAAMAFICKRLKLNYGKLSEEEKKWLKRIAQKSDLLKNPNPQRGRK from the coding sequence ATGGAACTATCCATACAAGAACGCCTGAAAGACCTGCGTGTGGAGCGTGGCCTGACGCTGGAGCAGCTTGCGGAAGAAACCCATCTCTCCAAGTCTGCGTTAGGCAGCTATGAGGGGGACAAGTTCAAGGACATCAGCCACTATGCCCTTATCCAGCTGGCAAAGTTTTACGAAGTGTCCGTTGATTATCTGCTGTGCCGTTCTGAAACAAAAAATCACCCAAACGCCGATCTTGCAGACCTGCGTTTGAGTGATGATATGATTGAATTTTTGAAAAGCAGGCTGGTGGATAATGCCCTCCTGTGTGAACTGGCGACGCACCCGGATTTTCCCCGGCTCATGGCTGACCTTGAAATCTATGTAAACGGCATAGCGGCAAAGCAGGTACAGGGGGCAAACGCCATTGTGGACGCTGTGAGCGCAACTATTATGAAGCAGCACAATCCCGGTCTGACCGACCCGCAGTTAAGGCAGCTGATCGCCGCCCACATTGACGATGACAGCTTTTGCCGCCATGTGATACAGCAGGATATAAACAAGATAGCCCTTGACCTGCGGAAAGCCCACAAGGACGATTTTTTCAGTGTCCCGGAGGACAATCCTCTGGAAGATTTCTTGCAGACCGCCGAAGAAGCCGCCAGCCCAAACAGCGACCCGGAACAGGCTGCGATGGCCTTTATCTGCAAGCGGCTCAAACTGAACTATGGGAAGCTGTCGGAGGAGGAAAAGAAATGGCTGAAAAGGATTGCACAGAAGTCGGACTTGCTGAAAAATCCAAACCCGCAGCGGGGAAGAAAATGA
- the abc-f gene encoding ribosomal protection-like ABC-F family protein — protein sequence MSMIRVENLTFAYPSSYDNIFENVNFQIDTDWKLGFVGRNGRGKTTFLNLLLGKYEYHGKIQASVQFDYFPYPVNNKNRLTTDILSEVCPLAEEWELLRELSYLEVRDDVLWRPFFTLSNGEQTKVLLAALFLNDGHFLLIDEPTNHLDMKARETVSAYLKRKKGFILVSHDRCFLDGCVDHILSINRSNIEVQSGNFSTWFTNFQRQQEFELSQNVKLKKSIDNMQKAAKRTSVWSDRIEASKYGNGPVDRGYIGHKSAKMMKRSKAIEVRQQRAIEEKSGLLKNLETVEDLKIAPLLYFSDTLVTFSDVVPIFDGKNVCQPISFTVKQGERIALDGKNGSGKTSLLKLLVGQQIEHRGTVAIGSGMILSYVPQDTSMLNGSLSEFAEANRVDESLFKAILRKMDFSRIQFEKKMEDFSAGQKKKVLIAKSLCEQAHLYVWDEPLNYIDIYSRMQIENLIREFSPTMIFVEHDLAFRNNMATKSICLAAE from the coding sequence ATGTCGATGATCCGAGTCGAGAACCTTACCTTTGCCTATCCATCCAGCTATGATAACATTTTTGAAAATGTCAATTTTCAAATTGATACAGATTGGAAACTTGGGTTTGTTGGAAGAAACGGTAGAGGGAAAACAACTTTTCTAAATCTCTTGCTTGGAAAGTATGAATACCACGGGAAAATACAAGCCTCTGTGCAATTTGATTACTTTCCATATCCTGTGAACAACAAAAACAGATTAACTACGGATATTCTCTCGGAAGTCTGCCCGCTGGCGGAAGAGTGGGAGCTGTTGAGAGAACTATCCTATCTGGAAGTCCGTGATGATGTACTTTGGAGGCCATTTTTTACGCTTTCCAATGGAGAGCAGACCAAGGTGCTGCTTGCCGCTCTATTTCTGAATGATGGACACTTTTTACTGATTGATGAACCGACAAACCATTTGGATATGAAAGCCAGAGAAACCGTTTCAGCATACCTGAAACGGAAAAAGGGATTTATCTTAGTCTCTCATGATCGCTGTTTTTTAGATGGCTGTGTTGACCATATCCTGTCGATCAATCGGTCAAACATCGAAGTGCAAAGTGGAAATTTTTCTACTTGGTTCACCAACTTCCAGCGTCAACAAGAATTTGAACTCTCTCAAAATGTGAAGCTGAAAAAAAGCATTGATAATATGCAAAAGGCCGCTAAAAGAACTTCTGTCTGGTCAGACCGAATTGAAGCGTCAAAATATGGGAACGGCCCGGTTGACCGAGGGTATATTGGTCACAAATCTGCCAAAATGATGAAACGCTCAAAGGCTATCGAAGTGCGGCAGCAACGGGCAATCGAGGAAAAGTCCGGCCTTCTCAAAAATTTGGAAACCGTAGAAGATTTGAAAATAGCTCCGCTTCTCTATTTTTCAGATACCTTAGTGACTTTCTCTGATGTTGTACCGATTTTTGACGGTAAAAATGTCTGCCAGCCAATCTCGTTTACAGTAAAACAGGGAGAACGCATTGCCCTTGATGGAAAAAATGGTTCTGGGAAAACGAGCCTTCTAAAGCTACTGGTCGGGCAACAAATAGAACATCGTGGGACAGTTGCAATAGGTTCTGGCATGATATTGTCCTATGTACCTCAAGATACTTCTATGCTGAACGGTTCGTTATCAGAGTTCGCGGAAGCCAATCGTGTTGATGAAAGTTTGTTTAAGGCAATCTTACGGAAAATGGATTTTTCACGAATACAGTTTGAAAAGAAAATGGAAGATTTTTCAGCGGGACAAAAGAAAAAAGTGTTGATAGCAAAAAGCCTTTGTGAACAAGCACATCTGTATGTGTGGGATGAACCTCTTAACTATATTGACATCTATTCTCGAATGCAAATTGAAAATCTGATTAGGGAATTTTCTCCTACAATGATCTTCGTAGAACATGATCTTGCATTCAGAAATAACATGGCGACAAAAAGCATTTGCCTGGCTGCCGAATAG
- a CDS encoding Na+/H+ antiporter NhaC family protein — MSGTFWAVLPPVIAIALALLTREVYSSLFIGIFVGALMFTGLHPLAATETTFSIMSEKVSGNMSIILFLVMLGILVSLITKSGASRAYGEWATRHIKYRRGASFATSALGALIFVDDYFNCLTVGTVMRPITDRQKITRAKLAYIIDATAAPVCIIAPISSWAAAVSSSLPEDAGINGFSLFLQTIPFNLYALLTLAFLIWVSAADIDFFAMDKYNQKVRESGKIDSNGEEATVIVGRGQVKDLLIPILFLIAVCVLAMFYNGGGFAGKNPIDAFADCTAADALVLGSFATLVFTFLMYVPRGILSFGQFCESFTEGFKAMVPAIFILTFAWTLSGICSEEYLDLRGFVAHHIGTGNTGLLMFMPAIFFVVALGIAFATGTSWGTFGILIPVAFSIFGTGNMLAITVAACLAGAVCGDHISPISDTTILASAGAQCKHLDHVSTQIPYAMSVAAMSFVGYIVAGVTQNGWLGLATGAVLLFVFAVVMTKKQKAKK; from the coding sequence ATGAGCGGTACTTTTTGGGCGGTTCTGCCGCCTGTCATCGCCATCGCGCTGGCCCTGCTGACAAGAGAAGTGTATTCTTCTCTGTTCATTGGTATTTTTGTCGGCGCGCTTATGTTCACCGGCCTGCATCCGCTCGCAGCGACCGAAACGACGTTTTCGATCATGAGCGAAAAGGTTTCCGGCAACATGAGTATCATTTTATTTTTGGTTATGCTGGGCATTTTGGTGTCTCTCATCACCAAATCGGGTGCCTCGCGCGCCTACGGTGAATGGGCTACCCGGCACATCAAATACCGGCGCGGTGCGTCCTTTGCAACTTCGGCGCTGGGCGCGTTGATTTTTGTGGATGACTACTTCAACTGCCTGACCGTTGGCACGGTCATGCGCCCGATCACCGACCGGCAGAAGATCACCCGTGCAAAATTAGCGTATATCATCGATGCGACCGCAGCGCCGGTGTGCATCATTGCGCCGATCTCCTCGTGGGCGGCTGCGGTTTCGTCCTCGCTGCCCGAGGACGCGGGCATCAACGGCTTTTCGCTGTTTTTGCAGACCATCCCGTTTAATCTGTATGCCCTGCTGACGCTGGCTTTCCTCATTTGGGTGTCGGCGGCCGATATCGATTTCTTCGCGATGGACAAGTATAACCAGAAGGTGCGCGAAAGCGGCAAGATCGACTCCAACGGCGAGGAAGCGACCGTTATTGTCGGCCGCGGCCAGGTCAAAGACCTGCTCATCCCGATCTTGTTCCTGATTGCCGTATGCGTGCTGGCTATGTTCTATAACGGCGGCGGCTTTGCAGGCAAGAACCCCATCGATGCCTTTGCCGACTGTACGGCAGCCGATGCGCTGGTGCTCGGTTCGTTTGCAACGCTGGTATTTACCTTCCTGATGTATGTGCCGCGCGGCATTTTGAGCTTTGGTCAGTTCTGTGAATCGTTCACCGAAGGCTTTAAGGCCATGGTTCCGGCGATCTTTATTTTGACCTTTGCCTGGACGCTGTCGGGCATCTGCTCGGAGGAATATCTCGATCTGCGCGGCTTTGTCGCGCACCATATTGGCACCGGCAACACCGGCCTGCTGATGTTTATGCCCGCCATCTTCTTTGTGGTGGCGCTCGGCATTGCGTTTGCGACCGGCACCTCGTGGGGTACGTTCGGTATCCTGATTCCGGTTGCGTTCTCCATCTTTGGCACAGGCAACATGCTGGCGATCACCGTGGCGGCTTGCCTGGCAGGCGCGGTTTGCGGCGACCACATTTCGCCCATTTCGGATACCACCATTCTGGCGTCTGCGGGCGCACAGTGCAAGCACCTCGACCATGTATCTACCCAGATTCCCTATGCGATGAGCGTTGCGGCGATGAGCTTTGTCGGCTATATCGTGGCAGGCGTCACGCAGAACGGCTGGCTGGGTCTGGCGACCGGTGCGGTACTCCTGTTTGTGTTTGCGGTCGTGATGACCAAAAAACAAAAGGCGAAAAAGTAA
- a CDS encoding cysteine-rich VLP domain-containing protein, protein MKNNPYKDLPPLECRPDGSLYRMTPAQRKRASALIRRECCCCEDGNCIALDDGDTCTCPQTISFSVCCKWFRWAVLPLDGTLEAEIFRDKDLKRCAVCGGVFVPKSNRAKYCPGCAARVHRRQKTESERKRRSAVDS, encoded by the coding sequence ATGAAAAATAATCCCTACAAAGACTTGCCGCCGCTGGAATGCAGGCCGGACGGTTCCCTTTACCGCATGACCCCGGCGCAGCGGAAACGGGCAAGCGCCCTGATACGCCGGGAGTGCTGTTGCTGTGAGGACGGCAACTGCATTGCCCTTGACGATGGGGACACCTGCACCTGCCCGCAGACGATTTCTTTCTCGGTCTGCTGTAAGTGGTTCCGCTGGGCGGTCTTGCCGCTGGACGGGACGCTGGAAGCGGAAATTTTCCGGGATAAGGACTTGAAACGCTGTGCGGTCTGCGGCGGTGTGTTCGTCCCCAAATCCAACCGGGCAAAATACTGCCCCGGCTGTGCCGCCAGAGTTCACAGGCGGCAGAAAACAGAAAGTGAACGGAAAAGGAGGTCTGCTGTGGACAGTTAG
- a CDS encoding helix-turn-helix domain-containing protein: MAFPENLQYLRARDSLTQEQLAERLGVSRQSVSKWESGVSHN; the protein is encoded by the coding sequence ATGGCATTTCCAGAAAATTTACAATACCTACGGGCACGGGACAGCCTGACCCAGGAACAACTTGCCGAACGGCTGGGGGTATCGCGCCAGTCGGTCAGCAAATGGGAGTCGGGAGTTTCACATAATTAA
- a CDS encoding manganese efflux pump MntP, whose protein sequence is MGFWGIFAIAVGLSMDAFAVSVSKGLATPRYQARQSLICGLWFGGFQMLMPLIGCFLGTQFAGYIQAIDHWIAFVLLALIGGNMIREAVGGEEEAADSSYAPSRMLPLAIATAIDALAIGVTFAFLHVNIWTAVLEIGVTTFVLSAAGVRIGSVFGEKYAARAEIAGGAILVLMGLRILLEHLGIF, encoded by the coding sequence ATGGGATTTTGGGGCATTTTTGCAATCGCCGTCGGGCTGTCGATGGATGCGTTTGCGGTATCGGTCAGCAAGGGTCTGGCCACGCCGCGCTACCAGGCGCGGCAGTCGCTCATCTGCGGCCTGTGGTTCGGTGGGTTCCAGATGCTCATGCCGCTCATCGGCTGCTTTTTGGGCACCCAGTTTGCCGGGTATATCCAGGCCATCGACCACTGGATCGCCTTTGTGCTGCTGGCGCTTATTGGCGGCAATATGATTCGCGAAGCGGTGGGCGGCGAAGAAGAAGCGGCGGACAGTTCGTATGCACCCAGCCGCATGCTGCCGCTCGCCATTGCCACGGCCATCGATGCGCTGGCCATTGGCGTGACGTTTGCATTTTTGCATGTCAACATCTGGACGGCAGTGCTCGAAATTGGCGTGACGACGTTTGTGCTTTCGGCTGCTGGTGTGCGTATTGGCTCGGTATTTGGGGAAAAATATGCCGCGCGTGCCGAGATTGCAGGCGGCGCCATTCTGGTGCTGATGGGTCTGCGTATATTGCTGGAACATCTGGGGATTTTTTGA
- a CDS encoding Tex family protein, translating to MDQIIKTLAKELGQRENYVENVVKLLDEGNTVPFIARYRKEMHGTMDDQTIRELADRLQYLRNLDARRAEVREAIAAQDKLTPALEQALAGAATLAEIEDIYRPYRPKRRTRASIAREKGLEPLAALLRDTHGKAVPALEAAQPFVQPDKGVESADDALAGARDILAEELSDDAAVRGRLRALLMRTGVLHTVGTDETDTVYTMYHDFSEPVRRMQSHRILAIGRGEKEGKLKVTLTGDGDEALVILRRALVHPKSAYADELRAVCEDSYARLIFPSLEREIRSDLTDRANEQAIHTFALNLRPLLLQPPVRGRVMLGFDPAYRTGCKLAVVDPTGKVLETAVIYPTPPHKKIEESKKVMHRLCKTHGVTCIAIGNGTASKESEIFVADFIREYGGGVQYMVVSEAGASVYSASKLGAEEFPDFDVSLRSAVSIARRLQDPLAELVKIDPKSIGVGQYQHDMPQARLGETLDGVVEDCVSSVGVDLNTASPALLSRVAGVSKTVSKNITAYREQNGSFQNRKQLLKVKGLGPKAYEQCAGFLRVPGSDELLDRTAVHPESYEAARTLLMLCGYTEADAARGQVGELAARLQTFGAAEAAARCGVGVPTLQDIAAELQKPGRDIRDELPQPVLRSDILDVKDLKPGMDLNGTVRNVTDFGAFVDIGVHQDGLVHVSELSNKFVRHPSEVVTVGDAVRVRVLSADAKTGRISLSIKQAEKGE from the coding sequence ATGGATCAGATTATCAAAACCCTGGCAAAAGAGCTGGGACAACGGGAAAATTATGTCGAAAACGTCGTCAAACTCCTGGACGAAGGCAATACCGTGCCCTTTATCGCGCGGTACCGCAAGGAGATGCACGGCACCATGGACGACCAGACCATCCGTGAGCTGGCCGACCGGCTGCAATATCTGCGCAATCTGGATGCGCGCCGCGCTGAAGTACGCGAAGCGATTGCCGCGCAGGACAAGCTGACGCCTGCGCTCGAGCAAGCGCTGGCTGGCGCGGCCACCTTGGCCGAAATCGAGGACATTTACCGTCCTTATCGCCCCAAGCGGCGCACCCGCGCGTCGATCGCACGGGAAAAGGGGCTGGAACCGCTGGCCGCCCTGCTGCGCGATACCCATGGCAAGGCCGTGCCGGCGCTGGAAGCGGCCCAGCCGTTCGTGCAGCCGGACAAGGGCGTGGAGAGCGCCGATGATGCACTGGCCGGGGCGCGGGACATCCTGGCCGAGGAACTGAGCGACGATGCTGCGGTGCGCGGCCGTCTGCGCGCGCTGCTCATGCGCACTGGGGTACTGCACACGGTAGGCACCGACGAAACCGACACGGTCTATACCATGTACCATGACTTTTCCGAGCCGGTGCGGCGCATGCAGAGCCACCGCATTTTGGCCATCGGCCGCGGCGAGAAGGAAGGCAAACTCAAGGTCACGCTCACCGGCGATGGGGACGAAGCGCTGGTCATCCTGCGGCGGGCGCTGGTCCATCCCAAGAGCGCCTATGCGGACGAGCTGCGCGCCGTGTGTGAGGACAGCTATGCCCGGCTGATTTTCCCCTCGCTCGAGCGGGAGATTCGCAGCGACCTGACCGACCGCGCCAATGAGCAGGCCATCCATACCTTTGCGCTCAATCTGCGGCCGCTGCTCTTGCAGCCGCCCGTCCGTGGCCGGGTCATGCTGGGCTTTGACCCGGCGTACCGCACCGGCTGCAAGCTGGCCGTCGTCGACCCGACCGGCAAGGTGCTCGAAACCGCGGTCATTTATCCCACGCCACCGCACAAGAAGATCGAAGAATCCAAAAAGGTTATGCACAGGTTGTGCAAAACTCATGGGGTTACGTGCATTGCCATCGGCAACGGGACCGCGTCCAAGGAATCCGAGATTTTTGTGGCCGATTTCATCCGCGAATATGGCGGCGGGGTGCAGTATATGGTCGTGTCCGAAGCCGGGGCGTCGGTCTATTCGGCATCCAAGCTGGGCGCCGAAGAATTTCCGGACTTCGATGTGTCGCTGCGCTCGGCGGTGTCGATTGCCCGGCGCTTGCAGGACCCGCTGGCCGAACTGGTTAAAATCGACCCCAAGTCGATCGGTGTGGGCCAGTATCAGCACGACATGCCGCAGGCCAGACTGGGCGAAACACTGGACGGCGTGGTCGAGGACTGCGTTAGTTCGGTGGGTGTGGACCTCAACACGGCATCGCCCGCGCTGCTTAGCCGGGTGGCTGGTGTGAGCAAGACGGTATCCAAGAACATCACGGCCTACCGCGAACAAAATGGCAGCTTCCAAAACCGCAAACAACTGCTCAAAGTCAAGGGCCTGGGACCCAAGGCCTATGAGCAGTGCGCCGGTTTTCTGCGCGTGCCGGGCAGCGATGAACTGCTCGACCGCACCGCCGTGCACCCGGAATCGTATGAAGCCGCGCGCACCTTGCTGATGCTGTGCGGCTATACCGAAGCCGACGCCGCCCGCGGGCAGGTGGGCGAACTCGCGGCCCGCCTGCAAACCTTTGGCGCCGCCGAAGCTGCGGCCCGCTGCGGGGTGGGTGTGCCGACCTTGCAGGACATTGCCGCCGAGCTGCAAAAGCCCGGACGGGACATCCGTGACGAACTGCCGCAGCCGGTGCTGCGCTCGGACATCCTGGACGTCAAGGACTTAAAGCCGGGCATGGACCTAAACGGCACGGTGCGCAACGTGACCGACTTTGGCGCGTTCGTGGACATCGGTGTCCACCAGGATGGGCTGGTGCATGTGTCCGAACTGTCGAATAAATTTGTCCGTCATCCGTCCGAAGTGGTCACAGTCGGGGATGCGGTGCGCGTGCGCGTGCTGTCGGCCGACGCCAAGACCGGCCGTATTTCGCTGTCCATCAAACAGGCCGAAAAGGGCGAATAA
- a CDS encoding GNAT family N-acetyltransferase, with the protein MRFIEVETKNRTADFINRLLTVWESSVRATHLFLSDSEIKKIKEYVPQALAGIAHLMIAEDDRGCPGAFMGIKDGTLEMLFISPEERGKGLGKRLLQYGIKTYAVERVAVNEQNPQAKGFYEHMGFQVYKRTDLDEQGNPYPLLYMSLNI; encoded by the coding sequence ATGAGATTCATTGAAGTAGAAACCAAAAACAGGACGGCGGATTTCATAAATCGGCTGCTGACGGTATGGGAAAGTTCTGTAAGAGCGACACACCTGTTTCTGTCGGACAGTGAAATCAAAAAGATAAAAGAATATGTACCGCAGGCGCTCGCTGGAATTGCGCATTTGATGATCGCAGAAGATGATAGGGGCTGCCCCGGGGCTTTTATGGGGATCAAGGACGGCACCTTGGAAATGCTGTTCATTTCCCCGGAAGAAAGAGGAAAGGGGCTCGGAAAGCGCCTGCTCCAATATGGGATTAAAACCTATGCCGTAGAGCGGGTGGCTGTGAATGAGCAAAACCCACAGGCCAAGGGCTTTTATGAACACATGGGCTTTCAGGTTTATAAAAGGACAGACCTTGACGAACAGGGCAATCCTTATCCGCTTTTATACATGAGCCTTAACATCTAA
- a CDS encoding IS3 family transposase (programmed frameshift), whose protein sequence is MGKELFSEELKLAVVQYVLEGHTRKEASEKFCVSCTPIEKWVNLYKLHGAKGLLSRNLVGRQKGFDGEFRLKVLQYKQEHHLSCTQTAMHFCLDVVTVCRWEKKFQKEGARGLMKKQATKGSEKRQKKQEQSELQQENKRLSEENYRLRMENDYLKKLNALIQKREEPRISDVVAAVTELRRDYPLAALLKLAGIPRSTYYYHSRKANAVDKYAKERAEIIAIYQENQGRYGYRRIGMELRNRGFCLNHKTVQKLMKESGLKCMVRMKKYRSYRGEVGKIAPNLLARDFHAERPNQKWVTDVTEFSLFGNKLYLSPVLDLYNGEIISYAISERANYRQVDEMLDKAFSRLPDSSGLILHSDQGWQYQNVRYQKRLLEKGIRQSMSRKGNCLDNAVMENFFGLLKSELLYLRTFQSLDEFCQELIAYLEYYNHNRIKEKLNGLSPVQYRIQNGFAA, encoded by the exons ATGGGAAAAGAATTGTTCAGTGAGGAATTAAAATTAGCAGTTGTTCAGTATGTACTGGAAGGGCATACACGCAAAGAGGCATCCGAGAAATTTTGCGTATCCTGTACGCCGATTGAAAAATGGGTAAACTTGTATAAGCTGCATGGTGCAAAAGGACTTCTAAGCAGAAATCTGGTTGGCCGACAAAAAGGCTTTGATGGCGAGTTTCGCCTAAAAGTGTTACAATACAAGCAGGAACATCACTTATCCTGTACACAGACAGCTATGCACTTTTGCCTTGATGTTGTAACAGTGTGCCGGTGGGAGAAGAAATTCCAAAAGGAAGGTGCACGGGGACTTATGAAAAAGCAGGCGACAAAAGGTAGCGAAAAACGACAAAAGAAGCAGGAACAGTCGGAGCTGCAACAGGAAAACAAGCGGCTGTCAGAAGAAAATTACCGGTTGAGAATGGAGAATGATTACCTAAAAAAATTAAACGCCTTAATTCAGAAGCGGGAAGAAC CCCGAATAAGCGATGTTGTGGCTGCTGTTACAGAATTAAGGCGTGATTATCCTCTGGCAGCATTACTTAAACTGGCCGGCATTCCCCGAAGTACATACTACTATCATTCCCGGAAAGCCAATGCTGTGGATAAATACGCAAAAGAAAGGGCGGAAATCATAGCAATTTATCAGGAGAATCAAGGCCGGTACGGGTATCGGCGGATTGGTATGGAATTACGCAACAGAGGCTTTTGTCTGAACCACAAGACGGTACAAAAGCTGATGAAGGAGTCAGGCCTAAAATGTATGGTACGAATGAAAAAGTATCGTTCTTACCGTGGAGAAGTCGGCAAGATTGCACCAAATCTACTGGCTAGAGATTTCCATGCGGAAAGGCCGAATCAGAAATGGGTAACTGATGTGACTGAGTTTTCCCTGTTTGGAAACAAACTTTATCTTTCTCCTGTGCTTGACCTGTATAATGGTGAGATCATCAGCTATGCCATCAGTGAACGGGCTAATTACCGCCAGGTGGATGAGATGCTGGATAAAGCATTCTCCCGGCTCCCGGACAGCAGCGGGCTGATCCTTCATTCGGATCAGGGCTGGCAATATCAGAACGTCAGGTATCAAAAAAGACTGTTAGAAAAAGGCATTCGGCAAAGTATGTCCAGAAAGGGAAACTGTCTGGACAATGCGGTTATGGAAAACTTCTTCGGACTGTTAAAATCGGAACTGCTATACCTGCGGACGTTCCAATCATTAGACGAGTTCTGCCAGGAACTGATCGCTTATCTTGAATACTATAACCATAACCGAATCAAAGAAAAATTGAATGGGTTAAGTCCTGTCCAATACAGAATTCAAAATGGCTTTGCCGCATAA